The Roseisolibacter agri genome contains the following window.
CCAGCGGGACCAGCAGCCCCACCACCAGCGCGACCGTGCGCGCGGCGACGGTGCGCGGCCGCAGCCGGCCGACGAGACGCCGGGCGCGCACACCGAGCGAGGAGGGGACGTCCGCCGTGGGCGGCATTTGGCGAGGGCGGCGAGGGGGATGGCGGCGCGCTTACGGCGCGACCGTGACGGTGAGCTTCATCGCGGGATGGAAGGCGCAGCGCACCTCGACGGTGCCGGCCTTCTCGAACGTCGCGTGCGACTCGGCGCCCGGAGCCTGCGACTTCAGGTTGAACGCGGCGCCGACGGTCGACGAGAAGACGTTGTGCGGCACGCTGTCGTCGTTCTTGAACACGACCTTCTCGCCGACGTGCACGGTGAGCGCGGCGGTGGAGAACGTCTTGTTCTTCTGCGACACGACGTGGTCGGCGGTCCCGTGGCCGACGAGGCCGAGGACGATGGAAGTGGCGAGGAGCAGGCGCATGTTGGGCCGTGGAGGAGAGGAGGAGGGAGGCAGCCGATCGGACGCGCACCGCGAGCGCGGCGCGGCGGCGGTCAGCGCGGGAAGTGCGTGGGGACCGACACGGTGTCGCGGCTCGACAGCGTGCGGAGGAACGCCACCAGGTCGTCCTTCTCCTGGCGCGTGAGGCCGAGCGGCTTGATGAAGGGCGAGAGGCTGGCGCGCCGCGCGCGGCCGCCGCGGTCGTACAGCTCGACCACCTCGGCCAGCGTGCGCTCGGAGCCGTCGTGCATGTAGGGCGCGCGCTCCACGACGTTGCGCAGCGTCGGCGTCTTGAACGCGAACTCGAGGACCTCGACGCCCGGCACCACGCGCGCGCGGCCGCTGTCCGCGCCGGGCACGCCGATGTCGTGGAAGCTGTCGTCGGTGAAGCGCCAGCCGCCGTGGCAGCTCGCGCAGCTTGCCTTGCCGTTGAAGAGCACGAAGCCGCGCTTCGCGGACTCCTCGATCGCGCGGTCGTCGCCGGCCGCCCAGCGGTCGAACGGCGCGGGCGTGGAGTTGACCGTGCGCTCGAACTGCGCGATCGCCTTCGCGACCAGCGCGGGCGTGATCGAGTCGCTGCCGTAGGCGGCGGCGAAGCGCGCGCGATACCCCGCGACCGCGTTCATCCGCCGCACCATCACGGGCAGCGGCAGGCCCATCTCGCCCGCCGCCTCGATGGGGCCGAGCGCCTGCTGCTCCAGCGTCTCGGCGCGGCCGTCCCAGAACAGCGCGGGCGCGTACGCGGTGTTGAGCACCGTCGGCGTGCGGCGGCCGAGCGTGGTCCGCGTGACGCCCACCGCGCGCGCGCGCCCGTCGCCATAGGAACGCGCGGGATCGTGGCAGCTGGCGCACGAGACGTCGCCGGTGCCCGACAGCCGCGCGTCGAAGAACAGGAGCTTGCCGAGCGCGCGCCGCTCCGCCGTGTAGCGGTTGTCCTCGGGATGCGGCACCGAGTCGGGGCGCGCGTACTGCGCCAGCAGCGATCGCACGGCGCGGCGGTCCACGGGGTCCGGTCGCTCGGGCGGCGCGCCGTGACCGGACGACGCGATGGAGACGACGGCGGTCACGCAGACCGCGGCGGCCGCGGTCCACTCCCCGATGCGCTGCGAGATGCCCACTGGACTCCGCCTCCGGTGCGGCGCGACGCCGCTCCCCTCCCCTCCCGATCTCCGCGCGCAGGTGGCAGGGGCCGCCGTCGGCGCGTCGCCCCACGTCCGTGGTGCGCACGGCGGGGAGTATCGACGACCGAGGGGGAGACTTGAGCTGCTTGACGCAGCTGTCACGATGCGCGCGTCGCGACGCGCGCATCGTGACCTTTCCGTGACTCAGGCCGATGGCGTGGAGCGCATGTACACCGCGCCCACCTCCTGCGCGCGCAGCACCGCGTAGACGCCCGACGGCTGCAGCACCACGCCCGGCACGAGGTGCGCGCGCACCTCGGCCCGCACGGCCTCGGGCGTCTGCGTCGTGCGGCGCGCGATCCCGCCGATCAGGTTCTCGAGCGCGACGTTGCAGGCCAGCACCACGCCGCCGTCGCGCACGATCCCCTCGAGATTCGGCTCCGGCTGCCCCTCGAGCATGACCGCGAAGTTCCCCTCGGGCTTCGGCGCGTCCGGCAGCGGACGCGCGTACGGGTTCCGCTCCGCCGGCTTCTTCGAGACGGGGTCGTTGATCTTCCGCGACTCGCCGAGCTTGTACTTCGCCCACAGCGCGTCGTCGACCGCCAGCACGGTGGCCGCGTGGCGGATGACCACCACCGGCACCGCCGCCTGCGCCTCGGCCGGCCCCAGCGCGTCGCGGTAGCCGCGGCGGAAGAGCCACGCCTGCCAGAGCGCGAGCCCGTCGGACACCTCGGGCGAGTCGAAGACGGCGCGGTGCTTCGCGGCCCGCACGCGCGCGCTCCACGCGTCGTCGAAGGCGGGCGCGCCGCCGGTCGCGCCGCCCGCGGGTGCGGCGCCGGCCGCGGGCCCCTGGGCGCCCGCCGTGCTCGCGGCGCAGCCGACGGTCGAGAGGCCGGCCGACACGAGGCCGGCGGCGGCGAGCTGCGCGAGGAAGTCGCGGCGGGGCGTGGTGTCGCTGGACACGGGACGGGGAGGACGTGGGGAGAGTGGGAGGGCGGCGCCGGAACGTACGACGGGGGACGCCCGGCGGCGCCCCCCGTCACCTTCAGTGGTGTCGGACCGCGGTCACCAGATCTGCGCGCGCAGCGCGGCCGGGCGGACCATCTTGTCGCCCTCCTTGCAGCCGAACGCCGCGCGGAACTCCGGCATGTTGGAGAGCGGGCCGTTCACGCGCCACATCCCCGGCGAGTGCGGGTCCGTCTGCACCTGGTTGCGCGCCGCCTCGTCGCGCTGGAGCGTGCGCCACACTTGCGCCCAGCCGAGGAAGAAGCGCTGCTCGGGCGTGAAGCCGTCGATCTTCTCGCGCGACTTCCCCTCGTAGGCCTTCTGCATCGCGGCGTAGGCGATGGTCAGCCCGCCGAGGTCCGCGATGTTCTCGCCGAGCGTGAGCTGGCCGTTCACCTTCGTCACGCTGTCGACGACGGTGTAGCCGTTGAACTGGTCGACGACCTTCTGCGCCTCGGCCTTGTACTTCGCGGCGTCGGCGGCCGTCCACCAGTCGCGCAGGTTGCCCTTCGCGTCGTACTGGCGGCCCTGGTCGTCGAAGCCGTGCGACATCTCGTGGCCGATGACCGCGCCCATCGCGCCGTAGTTCACGGCGTCGTCGGCGTTCGGGTCGTAGAACGGCGACTGGAGGATGCCCGCCGGGAAGACGATCTCGTTCCAGCTCGGGTTGTAGTACGCGTTGACCGTCGGCGGCGTCATGCTCCACTCGGTCTTGTCGATCGGCTTGCCCAGCTTGGCCCAGTTGCGCGCGCGGTTG
Protein-coding sequences here:
- a CDS encoding cupredoxin domain-containing protein; translated protein: MRLLLATSIVLGLVGHGTADHVVSQKNKTFSTAALTVHVGEKVVFKNDDSVPHNVFSSTVGAAFNLKSQAPGAESHATFEKAGTVEVRCAFHPAMKLTVTVAP
- a CDS encoding cytochrome-c peroxidase; translated protein: MGISQRIGEWTAAAAVCVTAVVSIASSGHGAPPERPDPVDRRAVRSLLAQYARPDSVPHPEDNRYTAERRALGKLLFFDARLSGTGDVSCASCHDPARSYGDGRARAVGVTRTTLGRRTPTVLNTAYAPALFWDGRAETLEQQALGPIEAAGEMGLPLPVMVRRMNAVAGYRARFAAAYGSDSITPALVAKAIAQFERTVNSTPAPFDRWAAGDDRAIEESAKRGFVLFNGKASCASCHGGWRFTDDSFHDIGVPGADSGRARVVPGVEVLEFAFKTPTLRNVVERAPYMHDGSERTLAEVVELYDRGGRARRASLSPFIKPLGLTRQEKDDLVAFLRTLSSRDTVSVPTHFPR